The Meriones unguiculatus strain TT.TT164.6M chromosome 1, Bangor_MerUng_6.1, whole genome shotgun sequence genome has a segment encoding these proteins:
- the Strn4 gene encoding striatin-4 isoform X4, with the protein MLEYALKQERAKYHKLKFGTDLNQGEKKAELSEQVSNGPVESVTLENSPLVWKEGRQLLRQYLEEVGYTDTILDMRSKRVRSLLGRSLELNGAAEPIEGAPRASPGPGGLSGGESLLVKQIEEQIKRNAAGKDGKERLGGSVLEQIPFLQNCEDEDSDEDDELDSVQHKKQRVRLPSKALVPEMEDEDEEDDSEDAINEFDFLGSGEDGEGSPDPRRCASEGNPHELESRRVKLQGILADLRDVDGLPPKVTVPPPGTPQPRPHEGSFGFSSDVFIMDTIGGGEVSLGDLADLTVTNDNDLSCDLSDSKDAFKKTWNPKFTLRSHYDGIRSLAFHHSQSALLTASEDGTLKLWNLQKAVTAKKNAALDVEPIHAFRAHRGPVLAVTMGSNSEYCYSGGADARIHSWKIPDLNMDPYDGYDPSVLSHVLEGHGDAVWGLAFSPTSQRLASCSADGTIRIWDPSSSGPSCLCTFPMAGEHGIPTSVAFTSTEPAHAVASFRSGDTVLYDLEAGRALLTLESRGSSGPTQINQVVSHPNQPLTITAHDDRGIRFLDNRTGKSVHSMVAHLDAVTCLAVDPNGVFLMSGSHDCSLRLWSLDNKTCVQEITAHRKKHEEAIHAVACHPSKALIASAGADALAKVFV; encoded by the exons ATGCTGGAGTATGCGCTGAAGCAGGAGAG GGCCAAATATCATAAACTGAAGTTTGGGACAGACCTGAATCAGGGGGAGAAGAAGGCAGAGCTGTCAGAACAAG tCTCCAATGGCCCTGTGGAGTCTGTCACACTGGAGAACAGCCCATTGGTGTGGAAGGAGGGGCGGCAGCTTCTTCGACA GTACCTGGAAGAGGTGGGCTACACAGATACTATCCTGGACATGCGGTCCAAGCGTGTGCGTTCCCTTCTGGGCCGTTCTCTGGAGCTCAATGGGGCTGCTGAGCCCATTGAGGGGGCCCCCAGGGCTTCACCAGGCCCTGGCGGACTTAGTGGTGGAGAGTCTCTGCTGGTAAAACAGATCGAGGAACAGATCAAGAG GAATGCAGCTGGCAAAGACGGTAAGGAGCGCCTGGGTGGTTCAGTGCTGGAGCAGATCCCCTTCCTCCAGAACTGCGAGGATGAGGACAGCGATGAGGACGATGAGCTGGACAGTGTGCAACACAAGAAGCAGCGTGTGAGG CTCCCATCCAAGGCCCTAGTTCCTGAAATGGAAGACGAAGATGAGGAAGATGACTCAGAAGATGCCATCAATGAGTTTGATTTTCTGGGCTCAGGAGAAGATGGGGAAGGGTCTCCAGATCCTCGACGTTGTGCTTCAGAGGGGAACCCGCATGAGTTGG AAAGCCGCCGGGTCAAACTCCAGGGAATTCTTGCTGACCTCCGGGATGTGGATGGGCTGCCCCCTAAAGTGACTGTCCCACCTCCTGGCACACCCCAGCCCCGGCCTCATGAAG GTTCCTTTGGCTTCTCCTCAGACGTCTTCATCATGGACACTATCGGGGGCGGGGAGGTGAGCCTGGGGGACTTGGCAGATCTCACCGTCACCAATGACAACGACCTCAGCTGTGAT CTGTCTGACAGCAAAGATGCCTTCAAGAAGACATGGAACCCCAAGTTTACCCTCCGCTCACACTATGATGGCATCCGCTCCCTGGCCTTCCACCACAGCCAGTCAGCACTACTTACTGCCTCTGAGGATGGTACACTCAAACTGTGGAACCTTCAGAAGGCAGTCACGGCCAAGAA AAATGCTGCACTGGACGTGGAGCCAATTCATGCTTTCCGAGCTCACAG GGGCCCTGTCCTGGCAGTCACCATGGGCAGCAACAGCGAGTACTGTTACAGTGGTGGAGCTGATGCCCGAATACACAGCTGGAAGATTCCTGACCTCAACATGGACCCATATGATGGCTATG ACCCAAGTGTGCTGAGCCATGTCCTGGAAGGCCATGGGGATGCTGTGTGGGGTCTGGCCTTCAGTCCCACCTCCCAGCGCCTAGCTTCCTGCTCTGCTGATGGCACCATCCGCATCTGGGATCCTAGCAGCAGTGGTCCAAGCTGCCTTTGTACCTTCCCCATGGCTGGAG AACACGGGATTCCCACCTCAGTGGCCTTCACCAGCACCGAGCCTGCCCATGCTGTGGCCTCCTTTCGTTCTGGTGACACTGTTCTTTATGACTTGGAAGCCGGCCGTGCCCTCCTCACATTGGAGTCCCGAGGGAGCAGTG GCCCAACACAGATCAACCAAGTGGTGAGTCACCCAAATCAGCCCCTCACCATCACTGCGCATGACGATAGGGGTATCCGATTCCTGGACAATCGGACAG GTAAGTCCGTGCATTCCATGGTTGCCCACCTGGACGCTGTCACCTGCCTAGCCGTGGACCCCAATGGCGTGTTTTTGATGTCAGGAA GCCATGACTGTTCTCTGCGCTTATGGAGCCTAGACAACAAGACATGTGTGCAGGAGATCACAGCCCACCGCAAGAAGCACGAGGAGGCCATCCATGCAGTGGCCTGCCATCCCAGCAAGGCACTTATCGCCAGTGCTGGTGCTGATGCCCTAGCCAAGGTCTTCGTATGA
- the Strn4 gene encoding striatin-4 isoform X3: protein MGEHLETLEAQVAFLQGERKGQENLKTDLVRRIKMLEYALKQERAKYHKLKFGTDLNQGEKKAELSEQVSNGPVESVTLENSPLVWKEGRQLLRQYLEEVGYTDTILDMRSKRVRSLLGRSLELNGAAEPIEGAPRASPGPGGLSGGESLLVKQIEEQIKRNAAGKDGKERLGGSVLEQIPFLQNCEDEDSDEDDELDSVQHKKQRVRLPSKALVPEMEDEDEEDDSEDAINEFDFLGSGEDGEGSPDPRRCASEGNPHELESRRVKLQGILADLRDVDGLPPKVTVPPPGTPQPRPHEGSFGFSSDVFIMDTIGGGEVSLGDLADLTVTNDNDLSCDLSDSKDAFKKTWNPKFTLRSHYDGIRSLAFHHSQSALLTASEDGTLKLWNLQKAVTAKKNAALDVEPIHAFRAHRGPVLAVTMGSNSEYCYSGGADARIHSWKIPDLNMDPYDGYDPSVLSHVLEGHGDAVWGLAFSPTSQRLASCSADGTIRIWDPSSSGPSCLCTFPMAGEHGIPTSVAFTSTEPAHAVASFRSGDTVLYDLEAGRALLTLESRGSSGPTQINQVVSHPNQPLTITAHDDRGIRFLDNRTGKSVHSMVAHLDAVTCLAVDPNGVFLMSGSHDCSLRLWSLDNKTCVQEITAHRKKHEEAIHAVACHPSKALIASAGADALAKVFV from the exons ATGGGTGAACACCTAGAGACACTGGAG GCTCAGGTGGCTTTCCTCCAGGGTGAGAGGAAAGGCCAAGAAAATCTGAAGACAGACCTTGTGCGGCGGATCAAGATGCTGGAGTATGCGCTGAAGCAGGAGAG GGCCAAATATCATAAACTGAAGTTTGGGACAGACCTGAATCAGGGGGAGAAGAAGGCAGAGCTGTCAGAACAAG tCTCCAATGGCCCTGTGGAGTCTGTCACACTGGAGAACAGCCCATTGGTGTGGAAGGAGGGGCGGCAGCTTCTTCGACA GTACCTGGAAGAGGTGGGCTACACAGATACTATCCTGGACATGCGGTCCAAGCGTGTGCGTTCCCTTCTGGGCCGTTCTCTGGAGCTCAATGGGGCTGCTGAGCCCATTGAGGGGGCCCCCAGGGCTTCACCAGGCCCTGGCGGACTTAGTGGTGGAGAGTCTCTGCTGGTAAAACAGATCGAGGAACAGATCAAGAG GAATGCAGCTGGCAAAGACGGTAAGGAGCGCCTGGGTGGTTCAGTGCTGGAGCAGATCCCCTTCCTCCAGAACTGCGAGGATGAGGACAGCGATGAGGACGATGAGCTGGACAGTGTGCAACACAAGAAGCAGCGTGTGAGG CTCCCATCCAAGGCCCTAGTTCCTGAAATGGAAGACGAAGATGAGGAAGATGACTCAGAAGATGCCATCAATGAGTTTGATTTTCTGGGCTCAGGAGAAGATGGGGAAGGGTCTCCAGATCCTCGACGTTGTGCTTCAGAGGGGAACCCGCATGAGTTGG AAAGCCGCCGGGTCAAACTCCAGGGAATTCTTGCTGACCTCCGGGATGTGGATGGGCTGCCCCCTAAAGTGACTGTCCCACCTCCTGGCACACCCCAGCCCCGGCCTCATGAAG GTTCCTTTGGCTTCTCCTCAGACGTCTTCATCATGGACACTATCGGGGGCGGGGAGGTGAGCCTGGGGGACTTGGCAGATCTCACCGTCACCAATGACAACGACCTCAGCTGTGAT CTGTCTGACAGCAAAGATGCCTTCAAGAAGACATGGAACCCCAAGTTTACCCTCCGCTCACACTATGATGGCATCCGCTCCCTGGCCTTCCACCACAGCCAGTCAGCACTACTTACTGCCTCTGAGGATGGTACACTCAAACTGTGGAACCTTCAGAAGGCAGTCACGGCCAAGAA AAATGCTGCACTGGACGTGGAGCCAATTCATGCTTTCCGAGCTCACAG GGGCCCTGTCCTGGCAGTCACCATGGGCAGCAACAGCGAGTACTGTTACAGTGGTGGAGCTGATGCCCGAATACACAGCTGGAAGATTCCTGACCTCAACATGGACCCATATGATGGCTATG ACCCAAGTGTGCTGAGCCATGTCCTGGAAGGCCATGGGGATGCTGTGTGGGGTCTGGCCTTCAGTCCCACCTCCCAGCGCCTAGCTTCCTGCTCTGCTGATGGCACCATCCGCATCTGGGATCCTAGCAGCAGTGGTCCAAGCTGCCTTTGTACCTTCCCCATGGCTGGAG AACACGGGATTCCCACCTCAGTGGCCTTCACCAGCACCGAGCCTGCCCATGCTGTGGCCTCCTTTCGTTCTGGTGACACTGTTCTTTATGACTTGGAAGCCGGCCGTGCCCTCCTCACATTGGAGTCCCGAGGGAGCAGTG GCCCAACACAGATCAACCAAGTGGTGAGTCACCCAAATCAGCCCCTCACCATCACTGCGCATGACGATAGGGGTATCCGATTCCTGGACAATCGGACAG GTAAGTCCGTGCATTCCATGGTTGCCCACCTGGACGCTGTCACCTGCCTAGCCGTGGACCCCAATGGCGTGTTTTTGATGTCAGGAA GCCATGACTGTTCTCTGCGCTTATGGAGCCTAGACAACAAGACATGTGTGCAGGAGATCACAGCCCACCGCAAGAAGCACGAGGAGGCCATCCATGCAGTGGCCTGCCATCCCAGCAAGGCACTTATCGCCAGTGCTGGTGCTGATGCCCTAGCCAAGGTCTTCGTATGA
- the Strn4 gene encoding striatin-4 isoform X2 — protein sequence MMEERAAAAVASAASSCRPLGPGTAPNPTAAAPASSPAPGPSPAGKGGGGGGSPGPTAGPEPLSLPGILHFIQHEWARFEAEKARWEAERAELQAQVAFLQGERKGQENLKTDLVRRIKMLEYALKQERAKYHKLKFGTDLNQGEKKAELSEQVSNGPVESVTLENSPLVWKEGRQLLRQYLEEVGYTDTILDMRSKRVRSLLGRSLELNGAAEPIEGAPRASPGPGGLSGGESLLVKQIEEQIKRNAAGKDGKERLGGSVLEQIPFLQNCEDEDSDEDDELDSVQHKKQRVRLPSKALVPEMEDEDEEDDSEDAINEFDFLGSGEDGEGSPDPRRCASEGNPHELESRRVKLQGILADLRDVDGLPPKVTVPPPGTPQPRPHEDVFIMDTIGGGEVSLGDLADLTVTNDNDLSCDLSDSKDAFKKTWNPKFTLRSHYDGIRSLAFHHSQSALLTASEDGTLKLWNLQKAVTAKKNAALDVEPIHAFRAHRGPVLAVTMGSNSEYCYSGGADARIHSWKIPDLNMDPYDGYDPSVLSHVLEGHGDAVWGLAFSPTSQRLASCSADGTIRIWDPSSSGPSCLCTFPMAGEHGIPTSVAFTSTEPAHAVASFRSGDTVLYDLEAGRALLTLESRGSSGPTQINQVVSHPNQPLTITAHDDRGIRFLDNRTGKSVHSMVAHLDAVTCLAVDPNGVFLMSGSHDCSLRLWSLDNKTCVQEITAHRKKHEEAIHAVACHPSKALIASAGADALAKVFV from the exons ATGATGGAGGAGCGAGCGGCCGCCGCGGTCGCATCGGCCGCCTCCTCCTGCCGCCCTCTGGGCCCGGGCACGGCTCCCAACCCGACGGCCGCGGCCCCGGCCTCGAGCCCGGCTCCCGGGCCTAGCCCGGCCGGTAAAGGAGGCGGCGGCGGAGGCAGCCCGGGCCCCACGGCGGGGCCGGAGCCCCTCAGCCTGCCTGGGATCTTGCACTTTATCCAGCACGAGTGGGCCCGCTTCGAAGCCGAGAAGGCCCGCTGGGAGGCCGAGCGCGCCGAGCTGCAG GCTCAGGTGGCTTTCCTCCAGGGTGAGAGGAAAGGCCAAGAAAATCTGAAGACAGACCTTGTGCGGCGGATCAAGATGCTGGAGTATGCGCTGAAGCAGGAGAG GGCCAAATATCATAAACTGAAGTTTGGGACAGACCTGAATCAGGGGGAGAAGAAGGCAGAGCTGTCAGAACAAG tCTCCAATGGCCCTGTGGAGTCTGTCACACTGGAGAACAGCCCATTGGTGTGGAAGGAGGGGCGGCAGCTTCTTCGACA GTACCTGGAAGAGGTGGGCTACACAGATACTATCCTGGACATGCGGTCCAAGCGTGTGCGTTCCCTTCTGGGCCGTTCTCTGGAGCTCAATGGGGCTGCTGAGCCCATTGAGGGGGCCCCCAGGGCTTCACCAGGCCCTGGCGGACTTAGTGGTGGAGAGTCTCTGCTGGTAAAACAGATCGAGGAACAGATCAAGAG GAATGCAGCTGGCAAAGACGGTAAGGAGCGCCTGGGTGGTTCAGTGCTGGAGCAGATCCCCTTCCTCCAGAACTGCGAGGATGAGGACAGCGATGAGGACGATGAGCTGGACAGTGTGCAACACAAGAAGCAGCGTGTGAGG CTCCCATCCAAGGCCCTAGTTCCTGAAATGGAAGACGAAGATGAGGAAGATGACTCAGAAGATGCCATCAATGAGTTTGATTTTCTGGGCTCAGGAGAAGATGGGGAAGGGTCTCCAGATCCTCGACGTTGTGCTTCAGAGGGGAACCCGCATGAGTTGG AAAGCCGCCGGGTCAAACTCCAGGGAATTCTTGCTGACCTCCGGGATGTGGATGGGCTGCCCCCTAAAGTGACTGTCCCACCTCCTGGCACACCCCAGCCCCGGCCTCATGAAG ACGTCTTCATCATGGACACTATCGGGGGCGGGGAGGTGAGCCTGGGGGACTTGGCAGATCTCACCGTCACCAATGACAACGACCTCAGCTGTGAT CTGTCTGACAGCAAAGATGCCTTCAAGAAGACATGGAACCCCAAGTTTACCCTCCGCTCACACTATGATGGCATCCGCTCCCTGGCCTTCCACCACAGCCAGTCAGCACTACTTACTGCCTCTGAGGATGGTACACTCAAACTGTGGAACCTTCAGAAGGCAGTCACGGCCAAGAA AAATGCTGCACTGGACGTGGAGCCAATTCATGCTTTCCGAGCTCACAG GGGCCCTGTCCTGGCAGTCACCATGGGCAGCAACAGCGAGTACTGTTACAGTGGTGGAGCTGATGCCCGAATACACAGCTGGAAGATTCCTGACCTCAACATGGACCCATATGATGGCTATG ACCCAAGTGTGCTGAGCCATGTCCTGGAAGGCCATGGGGATGCTGTGTGGGGTCTGGCCTTCAGTCCCACCTCCCAGCGCCTAGCTTCCTGCTCTGCTGATGGCACCATCCGCATCTGGGATCCTAGCAGCAGTGGTCCAAGCTGCCTTTGTACCTTCCCCATGGCTGGAG AACACGGGATTCCCACCTCAGTGGCCTTCACCAGCACCGAGCCTGCCCATGCTGTGGCCTCCTTTCGTTCTGGTGACACTGTTCTTTATGACTTGGAAGCCGGCCGTGCCCTCCTCACATTGGAGTCCCGAGGGAGCAGTG GCCCAACACAGATCAACCAAGTGGTGAGTCACCCAAATCAGCCCCTCACCATCACTGCGCATGACGATAGGGGTATCCGATTCCTGGACAATCGGACAG GTAAGTCCGTGCATTCCATGGTTGCCCACCTGGACGCTGTCACCTGCCTAGCCGTGGACCCCAATGGCGTGTTTTTGATGTCAGGAA GCCATGACTGTTCTCTGCGCTTATGGAGCCTAGACAACAAGACATGTGTGCAGGAGATCACAGCCCACCGCAAGAAGCACGAGGAGGCCATCCATGCAGTGGCCTGCCATCCCAGCAAGGCACTTATCGCCAGTGCTGGTGCTGATGCCCTAGCCAAGGTCTTCGTATGA
- the Strn4 gene encoding striatin-4 isoform X1, with amino-acid sequence MMEERAAAAVASAASSCRPLGPGTAPNPTAAAPASSPAPGPSPAGKGGGGGGSPGPTAGPEPLSLPGILHFIQHEWARFEAEKARWEAERAELQAQVAFLQGERKGQENLKTDLVRRIKMLEYALKQERAKYHKLKFGTDLNQGEKKAELSEQVSNGPVESVTLENSPLVWKEGRQLLRQYLEEVGYTDTILDMRSKRVRSLLGRSLELNGAAEPIEGAPRASPGPGGLSGGESLLVKQIEEQIKRNAAGKDGKERLGGSVLEQIPFLQNCEDEDSDEDDELDSVQHKKQRVRLPSKALVPEMEDEDEEDDSEDAINEFDFLGSGEDGEGSPDPRRCASEGNPHELESRRVKLQGILADLRDVDGLPPKVTVPPPGTPQPRPHEGSFGFSSDVFIMDTIGGGEVSLGDLADLTVTNDNDLSCDLSDSKDAFKKTWNPKFTLRSHYDGIRSLAFHHSQSALLTASEDGTLKLWNLQKAVTAKKNAALDVEPIHAFRAHRGPVLAVTMGSNSEYCYSGGADARIHSWKIPDLNMDPYDGYDPSVLSHVLEGHGDAVWGLAFSPTSQRLASCSADGTIRIWDPSSSGPSCLCTFPMAGEHGIPTSVAFTSTEPAHAVASFRSGDTVLYDLEAGRALLTLESRGSSGPTQINQVVSHPNQPLTITAHDDRGIRFLDNRTGKSVHSMVAHLDAVTCLAVDPNGVFLMSGSHDCSLRLWSLDNKTCVQEITAHRKKHEEAIHAVACHPSKALIASAGADALAKVFV; translated from the exons ATGATGGAGGAGCGAGCGGCCGCCGCGGTCGCATCGGCCGCCTCCTCCTGCCGCCCTCTGGGCCCGGGCACGGCTCCCAACCCGACGGCCGCGGCCCCGGCCTCGAGCCCGGCTCCCGGGCCTAGCCCGGCCGGTAAAGGAGGCGGCGGCGGAGGCAGCCCGGGCCCCACGGCGGGGCCGGAGCCCCTCAGCCTGCCTGGGATCTTGCACTTTATCCAGCACGAGTGGGCCCGCTTCGAAGCCGAGAAGGCCCGCTGGGAGGCCGAGCGCGCCGAGCTGCAG GCTCAGGTGGCTTTCCTCCAGGGTGAGAGGAAAGGCCAAGAAAATCTGAAGACAGACCTTGTGCGGCGGATCAAGATGCTGGAGTATGCGCTGAAGCAGGAGAG GGCCAAATATCATAAACTGAAGTTTGGGACAGACCTGAATCAGGGGGAGAAGAAGGCAGAGCTGTCAGAACAAG tCTCCAATGGCCCTGTGGAGTCTGTCACACTGGAGAACAGCCCATTGGTGTGGAAGGAGGGGCGGCAGCTTCTTCGACA GTACCTGGAAGAGGTGGGCTACACAGATACTATCCTGGACATGCGGTCCAAGCGTGTGCGTTCCCTTCTGGGCCGTTCTCTGGAGCTCAATGGGGCTGCTGAGCCCATTGAGGGGGCCCCCAGGGCTTCACCAGGCCCTGGCGGACTTAGTGGTGGAGAGTCTCTGCTGGTAAAACAGATCGAGGAACAGATCAAGAG GAATGCAGCTGGCAAAGACGGTAAGGAGCGCCTGGGTGGTTCAGTGCTGGAGCAGATCCCCTTCCTCCAGAACTGCGAGGATGAGGACAGCGATGAGGACGATGAGCTGGACAGTGTGCAACACAAGAAGCAGCGTGTGAGG CTCCCATCCAAGGCCCTAGTTCCTGAAATGGAAGACGAAGATGAGGAAGATGACTCAGAAGATGCCATCAATGAGTTTGATTTTCTGGGCTCAGGAGAAGATGGGGAAGGGTCTCCAGATCCTCGACGTTGTGCTTCAGAGGGGAACCCGCATGAGTTGG AAAGCCGCCGGGTCAAACTCCAGGGAATTCTTGCTGACCTCCGGGATGTGGATGGGCTGCCCCCTAAAGTGACTGTCCCACCTCCTGGCACACCCCAGCCCCGGCCTCATGAAG GTTCCTTTGGCTTCTCCTCAGACGTCTTCATCATGGACACTATCGGGGGCGGGGAGGTGAGCCTGGGGGACTTGGCAGATCTCACCGTCACCAATGACAACGACCTCAGCTGTGAT CTGTCTGACAGCAAAGATGCCTTCAAGAAGACATGGAACCCCAAGTTTACCCTCCGCTCACACTATGATGGCATCCGCTCCCTGGCCTTCCACCACAGCCAGTCAGCACTACTTACTGCCTCTGAGGATGGTACACTCAAACTGTGGAACCTTCAGAAGGCAGTCACGGCCAAGAA AAATGCTGCACTGGACGTGGAGCCAATTCATGCTTTCCGAGCTCACAG GGGCCCTGTCCTGGCAGTCACCATGGGCAGCAACAGCGAGTACTGTTACAGTGGTGGAGCTGATGCCCGAATACACAGCTGGAAGATTCCTGACCTCAACATGGACCCATATGATGGCTATG ACCCAAGTGTGCTGAGCCATGTCCTGGAAGGCCATGGGGATGCTGTGTGGGGTCTGGCCTTCAGTCCCACCTCCCAGCGCCTAGCTTCCTGCTCTGCTGATGGCACCATCCGCATCTGGGATCCTAGCAGCAGTGGTCCAAGCTGCCTTTGTACCTTCCCCATGGCTGGAG AACACGGGATTCCCACCTCAGTGGCCTTCACCAGCACCGAGCCTGCCCATGCTGTGGCCTCCTTTCGTTCTGGTGACACTGTTCTTTATGACTTGGAAGCCGGCCGTGCCCTCCTCACATTGGAGTCCCGAGGGAGCAGTG GCCCAACACAGATCAACCAAGTGGTGAGTCACCCAAATCAGCCCCTCACCATCACTGCGCATGACGATAGGGGTATCCGATTCCTGGACAATCGGACAG GTAAGTCCGTGCATTCCATGGTTGCCCACCTGGACGCTGTCACCTGCCTAGCCGTGGACCCCAATGGCGTGTTTTTGATGTCAGGAA GCCATGACTGTTCTCTGCGCTTATGGAGCCTAGACAACAAGACATGTGTGCAGGAGATCACAGCCCACCGCAAGAAGCACGAGGAGGCCATCCATGCAGTGGCCTGCCATCCCAGCAAGGCACTTATCGCCAGTGCTGGTGCTGATGCCCTAGCCAAGGTCTTCGTATGA